DNA from Asanoa sp. WMMD1127:
GGTAGCATCTCCAACTCCGGCACCGGTCCCATCGACCAGACCCTCATCGCGGACAGCACGAACATGTACCTGTTCTTCGCCGGCGACAACGGCCGGATCTACCGCGCGAGCATGCCCATCGGCAACTTCCCGGGCAGCTTCGGGTCGAACTACACGACGATCATGACCGACTCGACGAACAACCTGTTCGAGGCGGTCCAGGTCTACAAGCTCCAGAACGAGAACCGGTATCTGATGATCGTGGAGGCCATCGGCGCACAGGGCCGGTACTTCCGCTCGTTCACCGCCACCAGCCTGGGTGGCTCGTGGACGCCGCAGGCGACCACCGAGAGCAACCCGTTCGCGGGCAAGGCCAACAGCGGCGCCACCTGGACCAACGACATCAGCCACGGCGACCTGGTCCGCAGCACCGCCGACCAGACGATGACCGTCGACCCCTGCAACCTGCAGCTGCTCTACCAGGGCCGCGCTCCCAACTCCGGCGGCGACTACGGCCTCCTGCCGTACCGCCCCGGCGTGCTGACCCTGCAACGCTGAATCACGTCGGCGCACCCGGCGGCGGTCCACCCGGGCCGCCGCCGTCCGGCATCCCGCCGCCGGTCGGCGTGGTCGTCGTGTCGACCCCGACCCGCAACGACACCGCATAGCCGCGCGTGACGTCACCGGTCACGGTGCCGAGCTGCAGAGCGCCGCCGTCGTCGCCGAAGACGTTGTCGCTCCGCAGGGTCACCCGCGACAGGTTGGTCACCGAGGTCTCGTACCCCGGCTGGGCGTACACCCGCTCGCAGGCGTCCTGTGGCAAGGCGACCTGGGACGTGGCGATCGCGTTGGCCGGGTCGGTGAGGCTCGCCTGGTCGGGGTAGACCTCGAAGTGGATGTGCGGCCACCGCCCGTCGTAGCAGGCGGGGAAGATGCTGGTGAACCGCACCGTGCCGGCCGCGTCCGCGACCTGGACCCCGCGGAGGTAGTTCTCCGCGGTCACGCCGTCCGAATACATCGAGTAGCGGCCTTCGCGGTCGCAGTGCCACACGTACACCGCGGTCCCCGCGAACGCCTTCCCGCCGTTGGCGAGGTCCTGGATCGTCAGCTCCAGAGTCATCGGCACGCCCTGCGCCGTCCCGCTCGCGCCGCCGAAGCTCGACCGGATGTCGCCGCGCACGATGCCGCTGCGGTCCAGCGCGTCCGGCCCGTTGGACCCGTCACCCGGGTACGGGCCCGCGGTCTCGTCCGGGATCTCCCCGCCGGCCGCCCCCGCCGTCGCCGGCGTGGCCGTTTCCGTCGAGCAGGCCGCGATCCCGACGCCGGCGACGCCGA
Protein-coding regions in this window:
- a CDS encoding intradiol ring-cleavage dioxygenase — protein: MPMYEGRPLPRPDEEVVDQGLGFDLGTVVSRRRILQALGLGVAGVGIAACSTETATPATAGAAGGEIPDETAGPYPGDGSNGPDALDRSGIVRGDIRSSFGGASGTAQGVPMTLELTIQDLANGGKAFAGTAVYVWHCDREGRYSMYSDGVTAENYLRGVQVADAAGTVRFTSIFPACYDGRWPHIHFEVYPDQASLTDPANAIATSQVALPQDACERVYAQPGYETSVTNLSRVTLRSDNVFGDDGGALQLGTVTGDVTRGYAVSLRVGVDTTTTPTGGGMPDGGGPGGPPPGAPT